The Planctomycetota bacterium genome includes a window with the following:
- a CDS encoding c-type cytochrome codes for MADSFQTPKFLQAKILEHEADGIQEYDNPMPFWWSAIFWLTIVFGYFYFGYFVVGVGASAQRDYQSELAVFYQEQFGKLGDIKPTQASILGLAADPKWMKAAQGLFAANCAVCHTADGGGGTGPNLCDNNYINVKKVEDIYKVVSGGLVAKGMPQWSGRFSEPQLVLLSGYVAHLRGTTPAVPKAPQGEPIPPWPAK; via the coding sequence GTGGCTGATTCATTCCAAACCCCAAAATTTCTCCAGGCAAAAATTCTCGAGCACGAGGCCGACGGCATCCAGGAATACGACAACCCGATGCCTTTCTGGTGGTCGGCGATCTTCTGGCTGACAATCGTCTTCGGCTACTTCTACTTCGGCTACTTCGTGGTGGGCGTCGGCGCCAGCGCCCAGCGCGACTACCAGTCGGAGCTGGCGGTCTTCTACCAGGAGCAGTTCGGCAAGCTGGGCGACATCAAACCCACCCAGGCATCCATCCTGGGACTGGCCGCCGATCCCAAGTGGATGAAGGCCGCCCAGGGCCTCTTCGCCGCCAACTGCGCCGTCTGCCACACCGCCGACGGCGGCGGCGGAACCGGACCCAATCTCTGCGACAACAACTACATCAACGTCAAGAAGGTGGAGGACATCTACAAGGTCGTCTCCGGCGGGTTGGTCGCCAAGGGCATGCCGCAGTGGAGCGGCCGCTTTTCCGAGCCGCAACTCGTCCTGCTGTCCGGCTATGTCGCGCATCTGCGCGGCACGACGCCCGCAGTGCCCAAGGCACCGCAAGGAGAGCCGATCCCGCCATGGCCGGCAAAGTAG
- a CDS encoding NAD-dependent epimerase/dehydratase family protein has translation MPQTPPRIVALTGATGFIGVTLVRALVERGDEVRILSRRLRDSSGIFHGVKWFQGDLRHPVDPAFLEGVDTLFHLAAELRDPERMQEVNVLGTEHLLEAADDRVRRWIQLSSVGVYGPPSGRVVDEKTPPVPGNEYERTKLASDRLVEAASRISGMEFAILRPSNVVGVGMQNGSVFALIDAVRRGRFVHIGPRGSIATYVHVDDVVRALLACRDAPTGRVYNISSDCAWEQLIDRIAQLVEVRPPRLRLPAWPLRLLVRALEGRMQLPITGGRLAALTNRTHYPSDRIVRELGFTFVRPMPDSIADLVGVRP, from the coding sequence ATGCCTCAGACCCCACCCCGCATCGTCGCCCTGACCGGAGCCACCGGATTCATCGGTGTCACGCTGGTGCGGGCGCTGGTGGAGCGCGGCGACGAGGTGCGGATCCTCAGCCGCCGTCTGCGCGATTCTTCCGGCATCTTTCACGGGGTGAAATGGTTCCAGGGGGATCTCCGTCATCCCGTCGACCCGGCGTTTCTGGAGGGCGTCGACACGCTCTTCCATTTGGCGGCCGAGCTTCGCGACCCCGAACGAATGCAGGAGGTGAATGTGCTTGGCACCGAGCACCTGCTCGAAGCCGCCGATGACCGCGTCCGCCGCTGGATCCAGTTGAGCAGCGTGGGCGTGTATGGCCCGCCGTCGGGTCGGGTCGTCGACGAGAAGACACCGCCCGTTCCCGGCAACGAATATGAGCGGACCAAGCTCGCCTCCGACCGGCTGGTCGAGGCGGCGAGCCGGATCTCCGGCATGGAGTTCGCCATCCTGCGCCCCTCGAACGTCGTCGGCGTCGGGATGCAGAATGGATCGGTCTTCGCGCTGATCGACGCCGTGCGGCGCGGACGCTTCGTCCACATCGGTCCGCGCGGATCGATTGCCACCTACGTCCACGTCGATGACGTGGTCCGCGCGCTGCTGGCTTGCCGCGACGCGCCGACCGGCCGCGTCTACAACATTTCCAGCGACTGTGCGTGGGAGCAACTGATCGACCGCATCGCTCAGCTGGTCGAAGTCCGGCCGCCGCGGCTCCGGTTGCCCGCGTGGCCGCTGCGACTTCTGGTGCGCGCACTGGAGGGTCGCATGCAACTGCCCATCACCGGCGGCCGCCTGGCGGCGCTGACCAACCGCACGCACTATCCGTCGGACCGGATCGTGCGCGAATTGGGATTCACCTTCGTGCGGCCGATGCCCGACTCCATCGCGGACCTTGTGGGGGTAAGGCCGTGA
- a CDS encoding YdcF family protein — translation MSMLREILPLFVMPSVIVPALLIAGFFTKKRWPVIAALALLLISSLPVASDGLMRAVEGYRARQAIAAAPVADAIVVLSQGVLAVPGDSGAMEFGEFDRFLGGFDLYRAGKAPRLIFTGGWSAWSPNTPLVGDVLMSRARDFGIPGTALSTTGKVSNTEQEASAVATLLGAAPMSTPGDSATSALESFGNARAGAPRILLVTSAYHMGRAEKLFRKAGLSVHSFPVDFQTPPLDAITLRSFIPSGGALHQTEMALHEVMGSLYDALTR, via the coding sequence ATGTCGATGCTTCGCGAAATCCTTCCGCTCTTTGTGATGCCATCGGTGATTGTGCCGGCCCTGCTGATTGCGGGGTTCTTCACCAAGAAACGCTGGCCGGTCATTGCGGCGCTGGCGCTCCTGCTGATCTCGAGCCTGCCCGTGGCCAGCGACGGCCTGATGCGCGCCGTCGAGGGCTATCGTGCGCGGCAGGCGATCGCCGCGGCGCCGGTCGCCGACGCCATCGTGGTCCTGAGCCAGGGCGTGCTGGCGGTTCCGGGCGATTCGGGGGCCATGGAGTTCGGCGAGTTCGACCGTTTCCTGGGCGGCTTCGATCTCTACCGCGCCGGCAAGGCGCCGCGGCTGATCTTCACGGGCGGCTGGTCTGCCTGGAGCCCGAACACGCCGCTGGTGGGCGATGTGCTGATGTCTCGCGCCCGCGACTTTGGAATTCCAGGGACGGCGCTCTCGACCACCGGCAAGGTGAGCAACACCGAGCAGGAGGCCTCCGCGGTGGCGACGCTGCTGGGTGCGGCGCCGATGTCCACGCCCGGCGATTCTGCGACATCCGCACTTGAGTCCTTCGGAAATGCGCGAGCCGGCGCGCCGCGCATCCTGCTGGTCACTTCCGCCTACCACATGGGACGCGCGGAAAAGCTCTTTCGCAAGGCGGGACTCAGCGTGCATTCCTTTCCGGTGGATTTCCAAACGCCGCCCCTCGACGCGATCACTCTGCGATCGTTCATTCCCAGCGGCGGCGCCCTGCATCAGACCGAGATGGCGCTGCACGAGGTGATGGGCTCGCTCTACGACGCGCTCACGCGCTGA
- a CDS encoding DegT/DnrJ/EryC1/StrS family aminotransferase: MPAWPIFEPDELAAVEAVLRSGRVNYWTGDQCKKFERAWSDAHGGVHALAMANGSLTLDAAMRALDIGAGDEVIVSPRSYVASAMCVVLAGAKPVFADVDADSGNVTVESMEAVRTSRTKACIPVHIAGWPCDMPGISSWGAKHGIHVIEDCAQAHGAGIDGRAIGTWGVFSSWSFCQDKIMTTGGEGGMLCTPDLRLWKKAWQFAQHGKDYDLSHAKSSELGFRWLVRHEGTNLRMTEMQAAIGLCQLRKLDDWVARRARNAAIMREALGSVRGLRVPETPEGHAHYRCMAYAVKSEAKSGESLAKRRNSMLSALAQANLPASVGSCSEVYREPIFAEHGLAPKSPLPVAHALGESSLAFLVHHTIDEMSMHRHAAEVRDALQSVDAVQSGSLRRG; encoded by the coding sequence CTGCCCGCCTGGCCGATCTTCGAGCCCGACGAGCTCGCCGCCGTCGAGGCCGTGCTCCGCTCGGGCCGCGTCAACTACTGGACCGGCGACCAGTGCAAAAAATTCGAGCGCGCCTGGAGCGACGCCCACGGCGGCGTGCACGCGCTGGCGATGGCCAATGGATCGCTCACGCTGGACGCGGCGATGCGCGCGCTGGACATCGGCGCCGGCGACGAGGTGATCGTCAGCCCGCGCAGCTATGTCGCCAGCGCCATGTGCGTCGTGCTCGCCGGAGCCAAGCCGGTCTTCGCCGACGTCGACGCCGACAGCGGCAACGTGACCGTCGAGAGCATGGAGGCCGTCCGCACCTCGCGCACCAAGGCCTGCATTCCCGTGCACATCGCCGGCTGGCCATGCGACATGCCCGGCATCAGTTCGTGGGGCGCGAAGCACGGCATTCATGTGATCGAGGATTGCGCCCAGGCCCATGGGGCCGGCATCGATGGACGCGCCATCGGCACCTGGGGAGTCTTCTCCAGCTGGAGCTTCTGCCAGGACAAGATCATGACCACAGGCGGCGAGGGCGGCATGCTCTGCACGCCCGATCTGCGCCTCTGGAAGAAGGCGTGGCAATTCGCCCAGCACGGCAAGGACTACGACCTCTCCCACGCGAAGAGCAGCGAGCTTGGCTTCCGCTGGCTGGTCCGGCACGAGGGCACCAATCTCCGCATGACCGAGATGCAGGCGGCGATCGGCCTCTGCCAACTTCGCAAGCTGGATGACTGGGTCGCCCGGCGGGCCCGCAATGCCGCGATCATGCGCGAGGCCTTGGGAAGCGTGCGCGGACTCCGCGTTCCCGAGACGCCCGAAGGACACGCCCACTATCGGTGCATGGCCTATGCGGTGAAGAGCGAGGCGAAGTCCGGCGAGAGCCTGGCCAAGCGCCGCAATTCAATGCTCTCGGCCCTGGCCCAGGCGAACCTGCCGGCGAGCGTGGGCTCCTGCTCCGAGGTCTACCGCGAACCGATCTTCGCTGAGCATGGCCTGGCGCCCAAGAGCCCGCTGCCGGTGGCGCATGCGCTGGGCGAATCCAGCCTTGCCTTCCTGGTGCACCACACGATCGATGAGATGTCGATGCACCGGCATGCGGCCGAGGTGCGCGACGCATTGCAGTCGGTCGACGCGGTTCAGTCCGGGTCGCTACGGCGCGGCTGA
- a CDS encoding glycosyltransferase produces the protein MRISVVIPTKNRRRDLMVAVESIEKQLRRADELVVVDQSTEPLDRDDLARCDHVAGTAGSLVYIHDTHISGLIHAKHVGSRRATGDIVCFLEDDIVLEPEYLAQIEASFRGDAGMQGASGVVTNTPRPGSAYVFFHELFHRGVFDDPRPRVYGNLERLKSDPNRSRLIPSHALSGGISAWRRGVFERVPFDLATGFHMLEDIDFSTRVQREYGPCLYINPRARLAHHFAPAGRDTYGRRESRKVQEFFKFHRKHRRDWRDSVALAWLLLGIGLSSAAFSLRHLTFKPIVGFFSGIRAGMRHA, from the coding sequence ATGCGCATCAGCGTAGTGATCCCCACCAAAAACCGACGTCGAGATCTGATGGTCGCCGTCGAGTCGATTGAGAAGCAGCTGCGCCGGGCGGACGAACTGGTCGTGGTGGATCAAAGCACCGAGCCTCTTGATCGCGATGATCTTGCGCGTTGCGACCATGTGGCGGGAACTGCGGGATCGTTGGTTTACATTCATGACACCCACATCTCCGGACTCATTCATGCCAAGCATGTCGGCTCCCGGCGGGCCACCGGCGACATCGTCTGCTTTCTTGAGGATGACATCGTGCTGGAACCCGAGTACCTGGCCCAGATCGAGGCTTCCTTTCGCGGCGACGCGGGCATGCAGGGCGCTTCCGGCGTGGTGACCAACACGCCGAGGCCCGGCAGCGCGTATGTGTTCTTCCACGAGCTGTTCCACCGCGGCGTCTTCGACGACCCCCGGCCGCGGGTGTATGGCAATCTGGAGCGGTTGAAATCGGATCCGAACCGCTCCCGCCTGATTCCGTCACATGCACTTTCGGGCGGCATCTCCGCATGGCGGCGGGGCGTCTTTGAGCGCGTGCCCTTCGACCTCGCCACCGGCTTCCACATGCTCGAGGACATCGACTTCTCCACGCGGGTGCAGCGGGAATACGGCCCCTGCCTCTACATCAATCCGCGGGCGCGACTGGCGCACCACTTCGCCCCCGCAGGCCGCGACACCTACGGGCGGCGCGAGTCGCGCAAGGTGCAGGAGTTCTTCAAGTTCCACCGCAAGCACCGGCGCGATTGGCGCGACTCGGTGGCGCTGGCGTGGCTGCTGCTGGGCATCGGTCTGTCGAGTGCGGCCTTCTCGCTGCGCCACCTCACCTTCAAGCCCATCGTCGGCTTCTTCTCCGGCATCCGCGCCGGGATGCGCCACGCCTGA
- the ccoN gene encoding cytochrome-c oxidase, cbb3-type subunit I: MAPPLQASSIPASTPALERFSYDDSIVRKFVFVTMLWGVVGMLVGVLIASQLTMPGMNLGEYLSFGRLRPLHTNAVIFAFAGNAIFAAVYYSSQRLLKTRMFSDLLSNIHFWGWQLIIVAAALSLPLGFTQAKEYAELEWPIDIAVVLIWVVFAVNFFGTIAMRRERHLYVALWFYIATVIAIAVLYIFNNLAMPADWHRSYSIYAGSQDAFMQWWYGHNAVAFFLTTPFLGMMYYFLPKAAGRPVFSYRLSIVHFWSLVFIYIWAGPHHLHYTSIPDWASTVGMLFSVMLWMPSWGGMINGLLTLRGAWKRVAEDPVLKFFVVAITFYGMSTFEGPLLSVKSVNSLSHYTDWTIAHVHAGTLGWVGFMVFGMVYWLAPRLYQTPIAKPSWVNLHFWLATVGIILYIIPIYAAGLMQGLMWRTFNSDGVLEYDFLSTVTRLIPLYWIRTVGGSLYLVALLIGCFNLVLTWMGRPSHYDVPVYEAAPLAKSWKPEPAPPSDLVNVLELGKRIDRFAALRWHRGLEGLPLTFTIWVVIAVAVASLFEIVPMFSIRSDIPRIASVEPYSPLECVGRDIYVSEGCVNCHSQMIRPLVAETERYGEYSKPGESVFDHPFLWGSRRIGPDLAREGVRNPSALWHLRHFNNPVDTSPGSIMPKFAHLVDQPIDWAQAKKAVATLAKVGVPYSEKTIADAETLARAQSEKVFAQLVQENGTANGLDGVKNTKVLAVIAYLQRLGTDLNKPIDVAPVATAPAPAPTPPAAPASAGAVKGLP, from the coding sequence ATGGCCCCCCCGCTTCAAGCATCGTCGATTCCCGCCAGCACCCCTGCCCTGGAGCGCTTCAGCTATGACGACTCCATCGTGCGGAAATTCGTCTTCGTGACGATGCTCTGGGGGGTGGTGGGAATGTTGGTCGGCGTCCTCATTGCCTCGCAGCTGACCATGCCGGGGATGAACCTGGGGGAGTACCTCTCCTTCGGCCGGCTCCGTCCCCTGCACACCAACGCGGTCATCTTTGCCTTCGCCGGCAACGCCATCTTCGCGGCGGTCTACTACTCATCGCAACGCCTGCTCAAGACGCGGATGTTCAGCGATCTGCTGAGCAACATCCACTTCTGGGGGTGGCAGCTCATCATCGTCGCCGCCGCACTGAGCCTGCCGCTGGGCTTCACCCAGGCCAAGGAGTACGCCGAGCTGGAGTGGCCGATCGACATCGCCGTGGTGCTGATCTGGGTGGTCTTCGCGGTGAACTTCTTCGGCACCATCGCGATGCGCCGCGAGCGCCATCTCTACGTGGCCCTCTGGTTCTACATCGCCACGGTGATCGCCATTGCCGTGCTCTACATCTTCAACAACCTGGCCATGCCCGCCGATTGGCACCGCAGCTACTCGATCTACGCCGGCAGCCAGGACGCCTTCATGCAGTGGTGGTATGGCCACAACGCCGTGGCGTTCTTCCTGACCACCCCCTTCCTGGGGATGATGTACTACTTCCTGCCCAAGGCCGCGGGGCGTCCGGTCTTCTCCTACCGGCTCTCCATCGTCCACTTCTGGAGCCTGGTTTTCATCTACATCTGGGCGGGCCCGCACCATCTGCACTACACCTCGATCCCCGACTGGGCCTCCACCGTCGGCATGCTTTTCAGCGTGATGCTGTGGATGCCATCGTGGGGCGGCATGATCAACGGACTGCTGACGCTGCGCGGCGCCTGGAAGCGCGTCGCCGAGGATCCAGTGCTGAAGTTCTTTGTGGTGGCGATCACCTTCTACGGCATGAGCACCTTCGAGGGGCCGCTGCTGAGCGTGAAGAGCGTCAACTCGCTCAGCCACTACACCGACTGGACCATCGCGCACGTGCACGCCGGCACGCTGGGGTGGGTCGGCTTCATGGTCTTCGGCATGGTCTACTGGCTGGCGCCGCGCCTCTACCAGACGCCGATCGCCAAGCCTTCGTGGGTGAACCTGCACTTCTGGCTGGCCACGGTCGGCATCATTCTCTACATCATTCCGATCTACGCGGCGGGATTGATGCAGGGCCTGATGTGGCGCACCTTCAACTCCGACGGCGTCCTGGAGTACGACTTTCTATCGACGGTCACGCGGCTGATTCCGCTCTACTGGATCCGCACCGTCGGCGGCTCGCTCTACCTGGTCGCGCTGCTGATCGGCTGCTTCAACCTGGTTTTGACCTGGATGGGGCGACCGAGCCACTATGACGTGCCGGTCTACGAGGCCGCGCCGCTGGCGAAGTCCTGGAAGCCCGAGCCGGCGCCGCCCTCCGACCTGGTCAACGTGCTCGAGCTGGGCAAGAGGATCGACCGCTTCGCCGCCCTGCGCTGGCACCGCGGACTGGAAGGCCTGCCGCTGACCTTCACCATCTGGGTGGTGATTGCCGTCGCCGTGGCGAGTCTCTTCGAGATCGTGCCGATGTTCTCCATCCGCAGCGACATTCCGCGGATCGCCAGCGTCGAGCCCTACTCGCCGCTGGAGTGCGTGGGCCGCGACATCTACGTGAGCGAGGGCTGCGTCAACTGCCACTCGCAGATGATCCGCCCGCTGGTCGCTGAGACCGAGCGCTACGGCGAATATTCCAAGCCGGGCGAGAGTGTCTTTGACCATCCCTTCCTCTGGGGAAGCCGGCGCATCGGTCCGGACCTTGCCCGCGAAGGGGTGCGCAATCCAAGCGCGCTCTGGCATCTGCGTCACTTCAACAATCCGGTCGACACCAGCCCGGGCTCCATCATGCCCAAGTTCGCGCACCTGGTCGATCAGCCGATCGATTGGGCGCAGGCGAAAAAGGCAGTCGCCACGCTGGCCAAAGTCGGCGTGCCCTACTCGGAGAAGACCATCGCCGACGCCGAGACTTTGGCGCGGGCGCAGTCGGAGAAAGTCTTCGCCCAACTGGTTCAGGAGAATGGAACCGCCAACGGACTCGACGGCGTCAAGAACACGAAGGTGCTGGCGGTCATCGCCTACCTGCAGAGACTGGGAACCGATCTCAACAAGCCGATCGATGTGGCGCCCGTGGCGACCGCGCCGGCTCCCGCGCCCACTCCGCCGGCTGCGCCGGCCTCGGCGGGCGCCGTGAAGGGCCTGCCATGA
- a CDS encoding Rrf2 family transcriptional regulator yields the protein MYGKQTERAISALSYLAEVWDGGKTRLSAVQIAQERSLPKAMVAKILTTLSQAGLVVGSTGPGGGYALAKPPIDIKFHQVFELFERENKSHLCPFGGGVCGVGENCALHDSLVATQVNIRKFLQETTFEIFRHAAQIKGLKPSKPTVIPETPRESFRARGGAKGG from the coding sequence ATGTATGGAAAGCAAACCGAAAGAGCCATCAGCGCCCTGAGTTACCTGGCCGAGGTATGGGACGGGGGAAAGACGCGCCTTTCAGCGGTGCAAATCGCACAGGAGCGTTCGCTGCCCAAAGCGATGGTTGCCAAAATTCTGACCACGCTCTCGCAGGCGGGGCTGGTCGTGGGATCCACCGGACCCGGCGGCGGCTACGCGCTGGCCAAGCCCCCGATCGACATCAAGTTTCACCAGGTCTTCGAGCTCTTCGAGCGCGAGAACAAGTCGCACCTCTGCCCCTTCGGTGGCGGCGTGTGCGGCGTGGGAGAGAATTGCGCGCTGCACGACAGCCTGGTGGCCACGCAGGTGAACATCAGGAAGTTCCTGCAGGAGACCACCTTCGAGATTTTCCGCCACGCGGCCCAGATCAAGGGATTGAAGCCGAGCAAGCCCACGGTGATTCCGGAAACGCCGCGCGAGAGCTTCCGGGCGCGGGGCGGAGCCAAGGGCGGCTGA
- a CDS encoding sugar transferase yields MKRLFDLLASLILLIVLVPVLAIVAILVRWRLGAPILFSQKRAGRDGKIFTLHKFRTMRLTRAGEDELASDALRQTPLGRFLRASSLDELPTLWNVLVGEMSLIGPRPLLPEYLPLYTAEQMRRHEVTPGITGWAQVNGRNAIPWEEKFRLDVWYVDHRTFGLDLKILWLTLWRVLSRQGVAAEGHATMPPFTGASRSAAEPAKAQGAHR; encoded by the coding sequence ATGAAGCGGCTCTTTGACCTTCTCGCCTCGCTGATCCTGCTGATCGTGCTGGTTCCGGTGCTTGCGATCGTGGCGATCCTGGTTCGATGGCGGCTGGGCGCGCCGATTCTCTTTTCGCAGAAACGCGCCGGCCGTGACGGCAAAATTTTCACGCTTCACAAATTCCGCACCATGCGATTGACTCGCGCCGGCGAGGATGAACTCGCCAGCGACGCCCTGCGACAGACCCCTCTCGGTCGCTTCCTGCGCGCCTCCAGCCTCGACGAACTGCCGACGCTCTGGAATGTGCTCGTGGGCGAGATGTCGCTCATCGGTCCGCGCCCGCTGTTGCCGGAGTACCTGCCGCTTTACACTGCCGAGCAGATGCGAAGGCACGAGGTCACACCTGGGATCACCGGCTGGGCGCAGGTCAACGGGCGCAACGCCATCCCCTGGGAGGAGAAGTTCCGGCTGGATGTCTGGTACGTCGACCATCGCACGTTCGGACTTGATCTGAAGATTCTCTGGCTGACGCTTTGGCGGGTGCTCTCGCGACAGGGCGTCGCGGCCGAGGGTCACGCGACGATGCCGCCCTTCACCGGCGCTTCGCGCTCCGCTGCGGAACCAGCGAAAGCGCAGGGTGCGCATCGATGA
- a CDS encoding glycosyltransferase, producing MSPPAGDARARICIVAAAPMTVNAFMTQHIVALSQRYRVTIALNGSSDQLRPELRHIPLVTIPIARPIAPIRDFLALAALWRLLRRERFDIVHSISPKAGLIAMVAGRLARVPIRIHWFTGQVWATRRGLMRTLIKSMDCVTARCATHLLADSRSQAEFLVAEGVAKRNRIKVLAAGSVCGVDLSRFRPDPKARSKVRVEHDLPGDAVVALFIGRVTRDKGIGELATAFLGAAKACPKLHLVVVGPDEDGMETAARATLAPVIDRLRWIGFTAKPEEFMAAADFFVLPSYREGFGSVVIEAAACGIPSIGSDIYGVRDAIADGETGLLVRVGSAEDLQAAMKQLALDERGRQAMGERALGRVALHFRQEMLVDALQEYYGRLPAPALR from the coding sequence GTGAGCCCTCCCGCCGGCGACGCGAGAGCCCGGATTTGCATCGTGGCGGCGGCGCCCATGACGGTCAACGCCTTCATGACGCAGCACATCGTCGCGCTCTCGCAGCGATACCGCGTCACCATCGCCTTGAATGGAAGTTCGGATCAACTCCGTCCGGAGTTGCGTCACATTCCGCTGGTCACGATCCCGATCGCCCGGCCGATCGCGCCGATCCGGGACTTCCTCGCCCTGGCGGCGCTGTGGCGGCTGCTGCGCCGCGAGCGCTTCGACATCGTCCATTCCATCTCACCCAAGGCCGGACTGATCGCCATGGTCGCGGGGCGCCTGGCCCGCGTGCCGATTCGAATCCATTGGTTCACGGGGCAGGTCTGGGCGACCCGGCGCGGTTTGATGCGGACGCTGATCAAGTCGATGGATTGTGTCACCGCGCGCTGCGCCACCCACCTGCTGGCGGACAGCCGCTCGCAGGCGGAGTTCCTGGTCGCCGAGGGCGTGGCGAAAAGGAATCGCATCAAAGTGCTTGCCGCCGGATCGGTTTGCGGCGTCGACCTGTCGCGCTTCCGCCCGGACCCGAAGGCGCGATCCAAGGTGAGGGTCGAACATGACCTTCCGGGCGACGCGGTGGTTGCGCTCTTCATCGGTCGTGTGACGCGCGACAAGGGCATCGGCGAGCTGGCCACGGCGTTCCTGGGCGCGGCCAAGGCCTGTCCGAAATTGCATCTGGTGGTGGTCGGCCCCGACGAGGATGGAATGGAAACCGCCGCCCGCGCCACGCTCGCACCGGTGATCGACCGGCTCCGCTGGATCGGCTTCACCGCCAAGCCCGAGGAATTCATGGCCGCGGCGGACTTCTTCGTGCTGCCGAGTTACCGCGAAGGTTTCGGTTCCGTCGTGATCGAGGCGGCCGCGTGCGGAATTCCCAGCATCGGCTCCGACATCTACGGAGTGCGCGACGCGATCGCCGATGGCGAGACGGGCTTGCTGGTTCGCGTCGGCAGTGCGGAGGATCTCCAGGCCGCGATGAAACAGCTGGCACTGGACGAGCGCGGACGACAGGCGATGGGAGAGCGGGCGCTGGGCCGCGTCGCCCTGCATTTCCGCCAGGAGATGCTGGTCGACGCGCTCCAGGAGTACTACGGCCGCCTGCCGGCGCCTGCGTTACGCTGA
- a CDS encoding acetyltransferase: MSRKGLIIVGASGHGREVAHTFLQDHPEKEFAGFLDDMLDEKTPEGWPVLGKVAEWTRWPDHEFVVGINDPRLRRKVVSAMQSLGTPRWGSVIHPGVAVHASVTIGHGATILGGVEMTVNIEIGKFVSINRLAALGHDCELGDFTSLAPLASLSGNVSAGPGVDIGTSAAIRQRLTLGRGCGVGMGSVVIDNVPANTLVVGNPADTLRELDPW, translated from the coding sequence ATGAGCCGCAAGGGCCTGATCATCGTCGGCGCCAGCGGCCATGGCCGCGAAGTCGCGCACACCTTCCTGCAGGATCATCCCGAGAAGGAGTTTGCCGGCTTCCTCGACGACATGCTGGACGAGAAGACCCCCGAGGGATGGCCGGTGCTGGGCAAGGTCGCGGAATGGACGCGATGGCCCGATCACGAATTCGTCGTCGGCATCAACGATCCGCGCCTGCGCCGCAAGGTCGTGAGCGCAATGCAGTCGCTCGGAACGCCGCGCTGGGGAAGCGTGATCCATCCCGGCGTCGCGGTGCACGCTTCGGTCACGATCGGCCACGGTGCAACAATTCTCGGCGGCGTCGAGATGACGGTGAACATCGAGATCGGAAAATTCGTCAGCATCAACCGCCTGGCGGCGCTCGGCCACGACTGCGAGCTGGGTGATTTCACTTCGCTCGCGCCGCTGGCGTCCCTGTCGGGCAATGTCTCGGCGGGTCCCGGCGTCGACATCGGCACCTCCGCCGCCATCCGGCAGCGCCTCACGCTGGGCCGGGGCTGCGGCGTGGGCATGGGCTCGGTCGTCATCGACAACGTCCCGGCCAATACACTGGTCGTCGGCAATCCCGCCGACACCCTTCGGGAACTCGATCCTTGGTGA